A single region of the Streptococcus macedonicus ACA-DC 198 genome encodes:
- a CDS encoding Hemolysins and related proteins containing CBS domains: protein MEDPSQNLVLQFILLLILTLLNAFFSASEMALVSLNRSRVEQKAEEGDKKFIRLLSVLENPNNFLSTIQVGITFISLLQGASLSASLGSVIASWFGDFVWAQTAGSVISLVFLTYVSIVLGELYPKRIAMNLKENLAVISTPVIIFIGKIVSPFVWLLSASTNLLSRITPMQFDDADEKMTRDEIEYMLSNSEETLDAEEIEMLQGVFSLDELMAREVMVPRTDAFMIDINDDTQENIQKILKQNFSRIPVYDGDKDKIIGVLHTKRLLAAGFRDGFDNIVLRKILQEPLFVPETIFVDDLLRQLRNTQNQMAILLDEYGGVAGIVTLEDLLEEIVGEIDDETDKAEQFVRKIGEHTYIVLGTMTLNEFNDYFDVDLESDDVDTIAGYYLTGVGNIPDQDSRETFEVDTKEKHLTLTNDTVKDGRVTKLKVIFSDIEQSIQED, encoded by the coding sequence ATGGAAGACCCCAGTCAGAATTTAGTTTTACAATTTATTTTATTATTAATTTTGACCTTGCTAAATGCCTTTTTCTCAGCTTCTGAGATGGCATTAGTTTCCCTTAATCGTTCACGTGTTGAACAAAAAGCAGAAGAAGGCGATAAGAAATTCATTCGTCTATTGTCTGTTTTGGAAAATCCTAATAACTTTTTATCAACAATTCAAGTTGGTATCACCTTTATCAGTCTCTTACAAGGGGCTAGCTTGTCTGCTTCGCTTGGAAGTGTTATTGCTTCCTGGTTTGGAGACTTTGTCTGGGCTCAGACAGCAGGTAGCGTTATTTCCCTTGTCTTTTTGACCTATGTTTCCATTGTTCTTGGTGAGCTTTATCCAAAACGTATTGCCATGAATCTCAAGGAAAATCTGGCTGTCATTTCTACCCCTGTTATTATTTTTATTGGAAAAATTGTCAGTCCTTTTGTTTGGCTCTTATCAGCGTCAACCAATCTTCTCTCACGTATCACGCCAATGCAATTTGATGATGCGGACGAAAAAATGACTCGTGATGAAATTGAATACATGCTGTCAAATAGTGAAGAAACACTAGATGCTGAAGAAATTGAGATGTTACAAGGTGTCTTCTCACTTGATGAATTAATGGCGCGTGAAGTCATGGTTCCAAGAACAGATGCTTTCATGATTGACATTAATGATGATACACAAGAAAATATTCAAAAAATTCTCAAACAGAATTTTTCACGTATCCCTGTTTATGATGGTGATAAGGATAAGATTATTGGTGTACTTCACACCAAACGCCTGCTGGCCGCTGGTTTCCGTGATGGTTTTGACAATATTGTCTTGCGTAAGATTTTGCAAGAACCGCTCTTTGTTCCAGAAACGATTTTTGTGGACGATTTGTTACGCCAATTGAGAAATACCCAAAATCAAATGGCGATTTTGTTGGACGAATACGGTGGCGTTGCAGGTATTGTCACACTGGAGGATTTGCTTGAAGAAATCGTCGGAGAAATCGACGATGAAACCGATAAAGCAGAGCAATTTGTCCGTAAAATCGGTGAACATACTTACATTGTTCTTGGGACAATGACACTTAACGAATTCAATGACTATTTTGACGTCGATCTTGAAAGTGATGATGTGGATACTATTGCAGGTTACTACCTAACTGGTGTGGGAAATATTCCAGACCAAGATAGTCGTGAAACGTTTGAAGTGGATACGAAAGAAAAACACCTTACTTTGACAAATGATACAGTTAAAGATGGACGTGTTACAAAACTGAAAGTTATTTTTTCTGATATAGAACAGAGTATTCAAGAAGACTAA
- the nhaK gene encoding Na+/H+ antiporter — MLIVSNVINRLYPKLPLPFIQIILGILVGVLAKETTLTLNSELFLALVIAPLNFREGQESDVTTFVKYKSIVAYLILPTVLITMLTVGYVTGKLLPVDVPLAASFALGAALAPTDAVAFLSIAKRFKFPKRVESILTIEGLLNDASGLISFQFAVTALTTGAFSLLTASFSLFWVIIGGMLVGLFFALLNRGVMAFLEKIDVADVTGALLLELSLPIVSYFVASLFGVSGIIAVVIAGLSQASRFKRIRLFDAEVDRVSQIIWETVSFILNGFVFIVFGYELTRIVEPALTNPLVNKYRLVAIVLVVTALLFLVRFVMVGLYYILHYRKGKRLSKSLLREVLLLTFSGVKGTVSIATILLLPQFESYAYSLILFTVAAVTLLSFLIGVFVLPNLAQSSDDTDTTDYVTQIAILNEVVKTLEEDLKEVEDKGPLYAAIDNYNGRIEHLILEQEPTIVKKELAYLRLMILGIESDGLEHAFSEGKIELFEYRLYQRYLQNLERQINRDFISTFSYFFTISMRMIRRLVRESLSFWPTIRHFLSGKSREIKLTEDNRERLTELYLRNTELVLEGLQDLEGIYNSELISFLQRSRLQEANIIESGVFVERVIAHMKPDNIYEMLRGYYLERKVIAEYEMRGDITSSYATFLRRNVNKLESYSLKDDYGTLPYNYFIIK, encoded by the coding sequence ATGCTCATTGTTTCCAACGTCATTAATCGTCTTTATCCTAAATTACCTTTACCTTTCATCCAAATTATTTTGGGAATTTTGGTGGGTGTTTTAGCAAAAGAGACGACACTCACTTTAAATTCAGAGCTATTTCTGGCTCTGGTAATTGCACCGCTTAATTTTAGAGAGGGGCAAGAAAGTGATGTGACGACCTTTGTCAAATACAAGTCAATTGTGGCTTATCTAATTTTGCCAACTGTTTTGATAACAATGCTGACAGTTGGTTATGTGACTGGTAAGTTATTACCTGTTGATGTCCCCTTGGCTGCTAGTTTTGCCTTGGGAGCAGCGCTTGCTCCGACAGATGCCGTTGCGTTTTTATCAATTGCAAAACGGTTTAAATTTCCAAAGCGCGTCGAATCCATTTTGACAATAGAAGGGCTTTTGAATGATGCCAGCGGTTTGATTTCTTTCCAATTTGCTGTGACGGCTTTGACCACTGGAGCCTTTTCTTTGCTTACTGCGAGCTTTAGTCTGTTTTGGGTAATTATTGGTGGAATGTTGGTCGGGCTATTTTTTGCCTTGTTAAATCGAGGCGTCATGGCTTTTCTTGAAAAAATTGACGTCGCTGATGTGACAGGGGCTCTCTTATTGGAATTATCATTGCCGATTGTGTCATACTTTGTTGCCAGTCTTTTTGGCGTATCAGGTATCATTGCTGTCGTGATTGCTGGATTATCACAAGCCAGTCGTTTCAAACGAATTCGTTTATTTGATGCTGAGGTGGACCGTGTCAGCCAGATTATTTGGGAGACGGTCAGCTTCATCTTAAATGGCTTTGTCTTTATCGTTTTTGGCTATGAATTGACACGTATCGTTGAGCCTGCTTTGACCAATCCTTTGGTTAATAAATATCGTCTTGTAGCGATTGTGTTAGTCGTGACAGCTTTACTCTTTTTAGTTCGATTTGTCATGGTTGGGCTTTATTATATTCTGCATTATCGTAAAGGAAAACGTTTAAGTAAATCACTATTGAGAGAGGTTTTGCTGTTAACTTTTTCTGGTGTGAAAGGGACGGTATCAATCGCGACAATTTTGCTATTGCCACAGTTTGAAAGTTACGCTTATAGCTTGATTTTATTTACTGTAGCAGCGGTGACCTTGCTAAGCTTTCTAATTGGTGTATTTGTTTTACCAAACTTGGCACAAAGCTCTGATGATACTGATACCACCGATTATGTCACTCAAATTGCCATTTTAAATGAAGTGGTTAAGACATTGGAGGAAGATTTAAAAGAAGTCGAGGACAAAGGTCCACTTTATGCAGCCATTGATAATTACAATGGGCGTATTGAGCACTTGATTTTGGAACAAGAGCCGACTATTGTCAAAAAAGAATTGGCTTACCTGCGCTTGATGATTCTTGGAATTGAAAGCGATGGTTTAGAGCATGCCTTTTCAGAAGGCAAGATAGAATTATTTGAATACCGTTTGTATCAACGTTACTTGCAAAATTTGGAACGTCAGATTAATCGTGATTTTATTTCAACGTTTAGCTATTTCTTCACAATTAGCATGCGAATGATTCGTCGCTTAGTTCGTGAAAGCCTCAGTTTTTGGCCAACTATCCGTCACTTTCTTTCTGGAAAATCACGCGAAATTAAATTGACAGAAGATAACCGTGAACGCTTGACAGAGCTTTATTTAAGGAATACGGAGCTGGTGTTAGAAGGGTTACAAGATTTGGAAGGCATTTACAATTCAGAATTGATTAGTTTCCTCCAAAGATCACGTCTACAAGAAGCTAATATTATTGAATCAGGCGTCTTTGTTGAACGTGTCATTGCTCATATGAAACCTGATAATATTTATGAAATGTTGCGAGGGTATTATCTTGAGCGCAAAGTGATTGCCGAATATGAAATGCGTGGTGACATCACATCAAGCTATGCAACCTTCCTACGCCGCAATGTCAATAAACTCGAAAGTTATTCGTTAAAAGATGACTACGGAACACTACCATATAATTACTTTATTATAAAATAA
- the abcX gene encoding ABC transporter ATP binding protein: MLQIKLKNVSLERQHKLLLKNLNWEVNKGEHWAILGLNGSGKTTLLKLIMAEYWKTDGEVEVLGTSFGGTDISDIRTKIGIVGSFIAERLPANMLAEKIVLTGKYKSSILYKEYGEKELDEARQMLISIGGEYLLGRIYTSLSQGEKQLLLIARSLMENPEILILDEATSGLDLFAREKLLTQIEQITSLPNAPTILYVTHHAEEITQSMTHVLLLKKGEIIAQGPKNEVLTEDILTDFYDRIVSIISLGDERIYIKPEFKS, encoded by the coding sequence ATGTTACAAATCAAACTAAAGAATGTCAGCTTAGAACGTCAGCATAAATTATTATTAAAAAATCTTAACTGGGAAGTTAACAAGGGGGAACATTGGGCTATTTTAGGGCTGAATGGTTCTGGTAAGACAACGCTTTTAAAGCTTATCATGGCTGAATATTGGAAAACAGACGGTGAGGTGGAAGTCTTAGGAACATCATTTGGTGGTACTGACATTAGCGATATTCGTACCAAAATTGGTATCGTTGGCTCATTTATCGCTGAGCGACTTCCAGCCAATATGCTTGCTGAAAAAATTGTTTTGACTGGGAAATACAAATCAAGCATTCTTTACAAAGAATACGGTGAAAAAGAACTTGATGAAGCACGACAAATGTTGATTTCAATTGGTGGCGAATATCTGCTTGGACGTATTTATACTAGTCTGTCACAAGGTGAAAAACAACTGCTCCTTATCGCACGTAGTTTAATGGAAAATCCTGAAATTTTGATTTTAGATGAGGCTACAAGTGGACTTGATTTGTTTGCGCGTGAAAAACTATTGACACAGATTGAGCAAATCACAAGCCTTCCTAATGCTCCAACAATTCTCTACGTGACACACCATGCCGAAGAAATCACACAATCAATGACTCATGTCTTGTTGCTGAAAAAAGGAGAAATCATTGCCCAAGGTCCTAAAAATGAAGTTTTGACTGAGGACATTTTAACCGATTTCTATGACCGAATCGTCTCAATCATCTCACTAGGCGACGAACGCATTTACATCAAACCTGAATTTAAATCATAA
- the ytgB gene encoding SAM-dependent methyltransferase, MraW methylase family, with amino-acid sequence MIKRPLHLSHDFLAEVLDEQAIAVDATMGNGNDTVFLAQHAKEVYAFDVQEQALQSTKECLEKQEIHNAHLILDGHQHIDHYVNQPIRAAIFNLGYLPSADKTVITKPDTTLIAVEKILKKLEVGGRLAIMIYYGHEGGDMEKDAVLEYVNQLDQRLFTAMLYQPLNQINQPPFLVMIEKLKQSKES; translated from the coding sequence ATGATAAAACGCCCTTTGCATTTATCTCATGATTTTTTAGCTGAAGTTTTGGATGAACAAGCAATCGCAGTTGATGCGACCATGGGAAATGGCAATGACACAGTTTTTCTTGCCCAACATGCTAAAGAAGTTTATGCTTTTGATGTGCAAGAACAAGCTTTGCAAAGCACGAAAGAATGTTTAGAAAAACAAGAAATTCACAATGCTCATTTAATTTTGGATGGGCATCAACATATTGACCATTATGTGAATCAACCAATTCGTGCAGCTATTTTCAATCTAGGGTATTTGCCAAGTGCTGATAAAACGGTTATCACTAAACCTGACACAACCTTGATTGCTGTGGAGAAAATTTTAAAAAAGCTTGAGGTTGGTGGTCGCTTAGCTATCATGATTTACTATGGACATGAGGGCGGTGACATGGAAAAAGATGCTGTGCTAGAATATGTCAATCAGCTAGACCAAAGGCTTTTTACTGCCATGCTGTATCAACCTTTAAACCAAATTAATCAACCACCATTTTTAGTAATGATTGAAAAATTAAAACAGTCGAAGGAGAGTTAA
- a CDS encoding COG1242: Predicted Fe-S oxidoreductase gives MKKRYNTLNDYYRQIFGEKIFKVPIDAGFDCPNRDGTVAHGGCTFCTVSGSGDAIVAPDAPIRDQFYKEIDFMHRKWPDVKKYLVYFQNFTNTHDTVDVIRERYEQAINESGVVGINIGTRPDCLPDETIAYIAELSDRMHVTVELGLQTTYDETSKIINRAHTYDLYVETVKRLRQLAPKVEIVSHLINGLPGETHDMMIENVRRCVTDNEIDGIKLHLLHLMTSTKMQRDYHEGRLKLLGMEEYVNIICDQLEIIPKNIIIHRITGDAPRDMLIGPMWSLKKWEVLNAIDQEMERRGSYQGCKLENKEAVL, from the coding sequence ATGAAAAAGCGTTATAATACTTTAAATGATTATTATCGTCAGATTTTTGGGGAGAAGATTTTTAAAGTTCCTATCGATGCGGGCTTTGATTGTCCAAATCGAGATGGTACGGTCGCACATGGTGGCTGTACATTTTGTACCGTATCTGGTTCAGGGGATGCGATTGTTGCTCCTGACGCACCGATTCGTGACCAATTTTACAAGGAAATTGATTTCATGCACCGCAAATGGCCAGATGTTAAGAAATATTTGGTTTATTTTCAAAATTTCACAAATACGCATGATACCGTAGATGTCATTCGTGAGCGTTATGAGCAAGCCATTAATGAATCTGGGGTGGTTGGTATCAATATTGGGACACGTCCCGATTGCTTGCCAGATGAGACGATTGCTTATATTGCTGAGCTTTCTGATCGTATGCACGTAACGGTTGAACTTGGTTTGCAAACAACTTATGATGAAACATCCAAAATCATTAATCGCGCGCATACTTATGACCTTTACGTTGAAACGGTTAAACGCCTGCGTCAGTTAGCACCGAAAGTTGAGATTGTTTCACATTTGATTAATGGTCTGCCTGGCGAAACGCATGACATGATGATTGAAAATGTCAGACGTTGTGTGACAGATAATGAAATTGACGGGATTAAGCTTCATTTATTGCATTTGATGACAAGTACGAAAATGCAACGTGATTACCATGAGGGGCGTTTAAAATTGCTGGGTATGGAAGAATATGTTAATATCATCTGTGACCAACTGGAGATTATTCCCAAAAATATCATTATTCATCGTATTACAGGTGATGCTCCGCGCGATATGCTCATTGGTCCAATGTGGAGTCTTAAAAAATGGGAAGTCTTAAATGCCATTGATCAAGAAATGGAACGCCGTGGTTCTTATCAAGGCTGTAAGCTAGAAAATAAGGAGGCCGTGTTATGA